Proteins co-encoded in one Vigna radiata var. radiata cultivar VC1973A unplaced genomic scaffold, Vradiata_ver6 scaffold_259, whole genome shotgun sequence genomic window:
- the LOC106755428 gene encoding putative E3 ubiquitin-protein ligase RING1a isoform X1, with amino-acid sequence MAVNGEQKRSPRSQKIPLADSNVQNMATLLSPRFKSAAAMAGWDEEALLLASLIVEDTPVRDSKHKKRSLLSSSSPSTNSSRIRRSWRTSQQPIPVILDLDAEETPKKESGRKKKVERDSVNNEGRKGGGDGNESKEKNPGAPSSSSALPFIDKLRDELSCAICLEICFEPSTTPCGHSFCRKCLRSAADKCGKKCPKCRQLISNGRSCTVNTVLWNTIQLLFPQEIEAREAAGSLKSRQQAQNLSPETAFYANLRNTSRNNSRKSVAVTSTTQEDEDAALARRLQREIDEESPGTTRMRTRRGVSTSQHQDAALALRLQREEFIQTFRGSNPERLPSPSFARANLRAMASRAMNPRTRDRRR; translated from the exons ATGGCAGTTAACGGAGAACAGAAACGCAGCCCCAGAAGCCAAAAGATCCCATTAGCAGATTCCAATGTCCAAAACATGGCGACCCTTTTATCCCCAAGGTTCAAATCTGCAGCTGCTATGGCTGGTTGGGATGAAGAAGCACTGTTATTGGCCAGCCTCATCGTTGAAGACACGCCAGTTAGAGATTCCAAGCACAAGAAACGCTCTCTTTTGAGTTCCAGTTCGCCATCCACCAACTCATCAAG GATACGTAGATCTTGGAGGACTTCACAACAACCAATCCCTGTAATTCTTGATCTTGATGCAGAAGAAACTCCCAAAAAGG AAAGTGGGAGAAAGAAGAAGGTAGAAAGGGATTCTGTTAATAACGAGGGAAGAAAAGGAGGAGGGGATGGGAATGAATCCAAAGAGAAGAACCCGGGTGCCCCTTCTTCTAGTTCTGCTTTACCCTTCATTGATAAACTTAGGGACGAGCTTTCCTGTGCT ATTTGTTTGGAAATATGCTTTGAGCCAAGTACCACTCCTTGTGGTCACAG CTTCTGTAGAAAATGTCTACGATCTGCTGCAGACAAGTGTGGCAAAAAGTGCCCCAAATGCAGGCAATTAATAAG CAATGGACGATCATGCACTGTAAACACAGTCCTCTGGAACACAATCCAGCTGCTGTTTCCCCAAGAAATTGAGGCAAGAGAAGCAGCCGGCTCCTTGAAGAGTCGCCAACAAGCTCAAAATCTGAGTCCTGAAACAGCATTTTATGCTAACCTAAGGAATACAAGCAGAAACAATTCAAGGAAGAGTGTGGCAGTGACATCAACAACACAGGAGGATGAGGATGCTGCATTGGCTAGAAGGTTACAGAGAGAAATTGATGAAGAAAGCCCGGGAACAACTCGAATGAGGACAAGAAGAGGGGTTTCTACTAGCCAACATCAGGATGCAGCTTTGGCTCTAAGGTTGCAGAGAGAAGAGTTCATCCAAACTTTTAGGGGGAGTAACCCGGAAAGGCTACCTTCACCATCTTTTGCAAGAGCAAATTTGAGGGCTATGGCCTCAAGAGCCATGAATCCTAGGACTCGTGACAGAAGAAGATAA
- the LOC106755436 gene encoding glucose-6-phosphate 1-dehydrogenase, cytoplasmic isoform — MGTSEWHIERRASFDSESTIAREPGNVPETGSLSIVVLGASGDLAKKKTFPALFHLYRQGFLPPDEVHIFGYARTKISDDELRNRLRSYLVPEKGVSPQQLEDLEKFSKLIKYVSGAYDSEDGFRLLDKEISEHEYLKNSVEGLSRRLFYLALPPSVYPSVCKMIKTCCMNKSDLGGWTRVVVEKPFGRDLQSAEELSTEIGKLFEEPQIYRIDHYLGKELVQNLLVLRFANRFFLPLWNRDNIDNVQIVFREDFGTEGRGGYFDQYGIIRDIIQNHLLQVLCLVAMEKPVSLKPEHIRDEKVKVLESVLPIRDDEVVLGQYEGYKDDPTVPDESNTPTFATVVLRIHNERWEGVPFILKAGKALNSRKAEIRVQFKDVPGDIFKCQKQGRNEFVIRLQPSEAIYMKLTVKQPGLEMSAVQSELDLSYGQRYQGVTIPEAYERLILDTIRGDQQHFVRRDELKASWQIFTPLLHRIDDGEFKPIPYKPGSRGPAEADQLLEKAGYVQTHGYIWIPPTL, encoded by the exons ATGGGAACAAGTGAATGGCACATTGAACGAAGAGCTAGCTTTGACAGTGAATCCACCATAGCAAGAGAGCCAGGAAATGTACCTGAAACTGGCTCACTCTCTATAGTTGTACTAGGTGCTTCCGGTGATCTTGCTAAGAAGAAGACTTTTCCCGCACTTTTCCACCTATATCGACAG GGATTCCTACCACCAGACGAAGTTCATATTTTTGGCTATGCAAGGACAAAAATCTCTGATGATGAATTGAGAAACCGGTTGCGGAG TTATCTTGTTCCTGAAAAAGGTGTATCCCCCCAACAGTTGGAGGATTTAGAGAAGTTTTCAAAACTG ATCAAATATGTATCTGGCGCTTATGATTCTGAGGATGGCTTTCGCCTGTTGGATAAAGAGATTTCAGAGCatgaatatttgaaaaacagTGTAGAGGGATTATCTCGGAGGCTTTTCTATCTTGCTCTTCCCCCTTCTGTATATCCATCTGTTTGCAAGATGATCAAGACTTGTTGCATGAATAAAT CTGATCTTGGTGGATGGACGCGTGTTGTTGTTGAGAAACCTTTTGGTAGGGATCTACAATCTGCTGAGGAACTCAGTACTGAGATCGGAAAGTTGTTTGAGGAACCACAGATTTACCGTATTGATCACTACTTGGGAAAGGAACTAGTGCAGAATTTG TTGGTGCTTCGCTTTGCAAATCGGTTTTTCTTGCCTCTTTGGAACCGTGACAACATTGACAATGTGCAG ATAGTTTTCAGAGAGGATTTTGGAACTGAAGGCCGTGGAGGATATTTTGACCAGTATGG aATTATTCGAGATATTATTCAAAACCATCTGCTGCAG GTTCTTTGCTTGGTTGCTATGGAAAAACCAGTGTCTCTCAAGCCTGAGCACATTCGGGATGAGAAAGTGAAG GTTCTTGAATCAGTGCTCCCTATTAGAGATGACGAGGTTGTTCTGGGACAATATGAAGGCTATAAAGATGACCCAACTGTGCCTGACGAGTCAAATACCCCAACATTTGCTACTGTTGTTCTGCGAATTCACAATGAAAGATGGGAAG GTGTTCCTTTCATACTAAAAGCAGGGAAGGCCCTAAATTCTAGAAAGGCTGAGATACGGGTCCAATTCAAGGACGTTCCTGGTGATATTTTCAAGT gTCAAAAGCAGGGGAGAAATGAGTTTGTCATCCGCCTCCAGCCTTCTGAAGCTATTTACATGAAGCTTACG GTCAAGCAACCTGGACTAGAGATGTCTGCAGTTCAAAGTGAACTTGACTTGTCATATGGACAACGGTATCAAGGGGTAACCATTCCAGAGGCTTATGAACGCCTAATTCTTGACAC AATTAGAGGTGATCAGCAACACTTTGTCCGGAGAGATGAGTTGAAG GCATCGTGGCAAATCTTCACCCCACTTTTGCACAGAATTGATGATGGGGAGTTCAAGCCAATCCCTTACAAACCAGGAAGCAGAGGTCCTGCAGAAGCAGATCAGTTACTTGAAAAAGCTGGCTATGTTCAAACACATGGCTATATATGGATCCCTCCTACCTTGTAG
- the LOC106755428 gene encoding putative E3 ubiquitin-protein ligase RING1a isoform X2, with product MAVNGEQKRSPRSQKIPLADSNVQNMATLLSPRFKSAAAMAGWDEEALLLASLIVEDTPVRDSKHKKRSLLSSSSPSTNSSRSWRTSQQPIPVILDLDAEETPKKESGRKKKVERDSVNNEGRKGGGDGNESKEKNPGAPSSSSALPFIDKLRDELSCAICLEICFEPSTTPCGHSFCRKCLRSAADKCGKKCPKCRQLISNGRSCTVNTVLWNTIQLLFPQEIEAREAAGSLKSRQQAQNLSPETAFYANLRNTSRNNSRKSVAVTSTTQEDEDAALARRLQREIDEESPGTTRMRTRRGVSTSQHQDAALALRLQREEFIQTFRGSNPERLPSPSFARANLRAMASRAMNPRTRDRRR from the exons ATGGCAGTTAACGGAGAACAGAAACGCAGCCCCAGAAGCCAAAAGATCCCATTAGCAGATTCCAATGTCCAAAACATGGCGACCCTTTTATCCCCAAGGTTCAAATCTGCAGCTGCTATGGCTGGTTGGGATGAAGAAGCACTGTTATTGGCCAGCCTCATCGTTGAAGACACGCCAGTTAGAGATTCCAAGCACAAGAAACGCTCTCTTTTGAGTTCCAGTTCGCCATCCACCAACTCATCAAG ATCTTGGAGGACTTCACAACAACCAATCCCTGTAATTCTTGATCTTGATGCAGAAGAAACTCCCAAAAAGG AAAGTGGGAGAAAGAAGAAGGTAGAAAGGGATTCTGTTAATAACGAGGGAAGAAAAGGAGGAGGGGATGGGAATGAATCCAAAGAGAAGAACCCGGGTGCCCCTTCTTCTAGTTCTGCTTTACCCTTCATTGATAAACTTAGGGACGAGCTTTCCTGTGCT ATTTGTTTGGAAATATGCTTTGAGCCAAGTACCACTCCTTGTGGTCACAG CTTCTGTAGAAAATGTCTACGATCTGCTGCAGACAAGTGTGGCAAAAAGTGCCCCAAATGCAGGCAATTAATAAG CAATGGACGATCATGCACTGTAAACACAGTCCTCTGGAACACAATCCAGCTGCTGTTTCCCCAAGAAATTGAGGCAAGAGAAGCAGCCGGCTCCTTGAAGAGTCGCCAACAAGCTCAAAATCTGAGTCCTGAAACAGCATTTTATGCTAACCTAAGGAATACAAGCAGAAACAATTCAAGGAAGAGTGTGGCAGTGACATCAACAACACAGGAGGATGAGGATGCTGCATTGGCTAGAAGGTTACAGAGAGAAATTGATGAAGAAAGCCCGGGAACAACTCGAATGAGGACAAGAAGAGGGGTTTCTACTAGCCAACATCAGGATGCAGCTTTGGCTCTAAGGTTGCAGAGAGAAGAGTTCATCCAAACTTTTAGGGGGAGTAACCCGGAAAGGCTACCTTCACCATCTTTTGCAAGAGCAAATTTGAGGGCTATGGCCTCAAGAGCCATGAATCCTAGGACTCGTGACAGAAGAAGATAA